Proteins found in one Acidobacteriota bacterium genomic segment:
- the lpxK gene encoding tetraacyldisaccharide 4'-kinase has product MRAATILFSPFSRAVCRIKRRLYGSGRFKPASCPVPAVSVGNIAFGGSGKTPLAMEILSLFLAAGRRPAFVSRGYRGRWEKKGGVVSDGRTLFGTWRESGDEPHMVARAFPQAGVYVGRDRRASCRLAAADGFDVVVLDDAFQHLRLRRDLDIVLHNPEAGRSLREGPRALRQADVIVIPSGSGPQIDRMKRKNPGVDIFSCTPAARVLLRSGDTAERPPDALSGRRVLAVCGIAFPERFFRLLEKTGAAIAGRMVFPDHHAYPEASLRSIRKTAGRLKPDAVVTTEKDLSKLDGKIGEPATAPLYALRIGLDIDPGFKRRVLAVLAPERRGAGVSS; this is encoded by the coding sequence ATGCGCGCCGCAACCATCCTGTTTTCGCCTTTTTCGAGAGCCGTCTGCCGGATCAAACGGCGCCTGTACGGGAGCGGCCGGTTCAAGCCGGCATCCTGCCCCGTTCCCGCGGTCAGTGTGGGCAACATCGCCTTCGGCGGTTCGGGAAAGACGCCGCTGGCCATGGAGATTCTGTCCCTGTTCCTGGCCGCCGGCCGCCGGCCAGCCTTCGTCAGCCGGGGATACAGGGGCCGCTGGGAAAAAAAAGGCGGTGTTGTCTCCGACGGTCGCACGTTGTTCGGCACATGGCGGGAGAGCGGCGACGAACCCCACATGGTCGCCCGGGCTTTCCCGCAAGCCGGCGTTTATGTCGGGCGCGACCGCCGGGCCTCCTGCCGCCTTGCGGCCGCGGACGGATTCGATGTCGTTGTTCTTGACGACGCCTTTCAACATCTGCGCCTGCGCCGGGATCTGGACATTGTTCTGCACAACCCCGAAGCCGGACGCTCTCTCCGGGAAGGTCCGCGCGCTCTCCGGCAAGCCGACGTCATCGTGATCCCTTCCGGCTCCGGTCCGCAGATCGATCGCATGAAACGGAAAAATCCCGGCGTCGATATCTTTTCCTGCACACCGGCGGCGCGCGTCCTCCTTCGCAGCGGAGACACAGCGGAACGGCCGCCCGACGCCCTGAGCGGGCGGCGGGTGCTGGCCGTCTGCGGGATCGCTTTTCCCGAACGTTTTTTCCGTCTTCTCGAAAAAACAGGGGCCGCGATCGCCGGGCGCATGGTCTTTCCCGACCATCACGCTTACCCCGAGGCCTCGCTCCGGTCGATCCGAAAGACGGCCGGCCGCCTGAAACCCGACGCCGTCGTAACGACGGAGAAGGATCTTTCCAAACTCGACGGAAAGATCGGGGAACCGGCGACGGCGCCTCTTTATGCGCTGCGCATCGGCCTCGATATCGATCCCGGATTCAAACGCCGGGTTTTGGCCGTTCTCGCCCCCGAAAGGCGCGGCGCGGGAGTTTCGTCGTGA
- a CDS encoding aminotransferase class I/II-fold pyridoxal phosphate-dependent enzyme, whose protein sequence is MVSDKVTQIASSPTLKISAKAKSMKAEGLDVIDLSVGEPDFPTPENAKEAGIRAIRENFTRYTQNDGIPELKKAIIKRLKEDYGLEYAANEIIVSPGAKNSLYHLVQALVNDGDEVIIPAPYWVTYPECVRLAKGKPVVVPTREEDGFLLTPEDLRAAVTPATRALILNNPSNPTGSAYSREQLEALAQVVREEDIFVIADEIYDKLVYDGFRFTSFPGLGEDIRKKTVLVNGVSKSYSMTGWRIGFAAGPAAVIGGMSKIQSHSTSNACSIAQKAAAEAWAGPQHEVSRMVSEFQRRRNYCLMKLRTIPGVSCFNPQGAFYLFPNVRSCFNKEFNGSPIRNSYGLAYYLLREARTAIVPGDAFGADDYIRISYATSMENLEKGLDRIVEAMAKLKTSKKVRRVALQNAVTRTRKAVTVESPIDAPLRDSLLAEIESRLERENMFEWNANINGAVVRLRTNVPHLNDFWMENWYPAPLDDDLKPHGVITAVDGIPGREPRAFYHPETNTGILVNCDAYGPLRNLALGLVMDVGERMFGAHAVRGMSADIDGKGVLLVGPPGTKKTELFFDLIKDERFRLHSNEAVFVRFTNGVPAADAVERKLFIPTVSVESFDKLAPLFDSSKCENVVTRKEDCRDDACLRGEDCRLDRGSPYCYKASKDAHALLDPVWIGGSAGCVRKTALRWIFILRNDAVSPADVKLERDEALRILEAGETPFFNPHLLVRTQERIDQQKAFFRRLLETVDCRLFNSGTAGADRLREILS, encoded by the coding sequence ATGGTCTCCGATAAAGTCACCCAGATCGCATCATCCCCGACTCTCAAGATCTCGGCCAAAGCCAAGAGCATGAAGGCCGAGGGCCTCGACGTCATCGACCTCAGCGTCGGAGAGCCCGATTTCCCGACGCCGGAAAACGCCAAGGAGGCCGGCATCCGGGCCATCCGCGAAAACTTCACCCGCTACACCCAGAACGACGGAATCCCGGAGCTTAAGAAAGCGATCATCAAACGGTTGAAGGAAGACTACGGCCTGGAATACGCGGCCAATGAGATCATCGTCTCGCCCGGAGCGAAAAATTCGCTCTACCACCTCGTCCAGGCCCTGGTCAACGACGGCGACGAGGTCATCATTCCCGCGCCGTATTGGGTCACCTATCCCGAGTGCGTCCGCCTGGCCAAGGGAAAGCCGGTCGTCGTCCCGACGCGGGAGGAGGACGGATTCCTGCTGACGCCCGAAGATCTTCGTGCGGCCGTGACGCCGGCCACGCGGGCCCTCATCCTCAACAACCCTTCGAATCCGACCGGATCGGCCTATAGCCGGGAGCAGCTCGAAGCCCTGGCCCAGGTCGTCCGCGAGGAGGACATCTTCGTCATCGCCGACGAAATCTACGACAAGCTCGTCTATGACGGCTTCCGGTTCACGAGCTTCCCCGGGCTGGGCGAGGACATCCGGAAGAAAACCGTGCTCGTCAACGGCGTCTCGAAATCCTACTCCATGACGGGATGGCGCATCGGTTTCGCCGCCGGTCCGGCCGCCGTGATCGGGGGCATGTCCAAGATCCAGAGCCACTCGACCTCGAACGCCTGCTCCATCGCCCAGAAGGCGGCCGCCGAAGCATGGGCCGGGCCGCAACATGAAGTCTCGCGGATGGTCTCGGAATTTCAGAGGCGGCGGAATTACTGCCTGATGAAGCTGCGGACGATCCCGGGTGTTTCCTGTTTCAACCCCCAGGGCGCCTTCTATCTGTTTCCCAATGTCCGATCGTGTTTCAACAAGGAATTCAACGGATCGCCCATCCGCAACTCTTACGGCTTGGCCTATTACCTTCTGAGGGAGGCCCGGACGGCCATCGTGCCGGGCGACGCCTTCGGCGCCGACGATTATATCCGCATCTCCTACGCCACGAGCATGGAGAACCTCGAGAAGGGGCTGGATCGGATCGTCGAGGCCATGGCCAAGCTCAAGACATCGAAGAAGGTCCGGCGCGTGGCGCTCCAGAACGCCGTGACGCGGACACGGAAGGCCGTGACCGTCGAATCGCCCATCGACGCACCGCTTCGCGACTCGCTTCTGGCCGAGATCGAGAGCCGCCTCGAACGCGAGAACATGTTCGAGTGGAATGCCAACATCAACGGAGCCGTCGTGCGGCTGCGGACGAACGTCCCCCATCTCAACGATTTCTGGATGGAGAACTGGTATCCGGCTCCGCTCGACGACGACCTCAAACCGCACGGCGTCATCACCGCCGTGGACGGCATTCCGGGCCGCGAGCCGCGCGCCTTTTACCATCCCGAAACGAATACCGGCATCCTGGTCAACTGCGACGCCTACGGCCCGTTGCGGAATTTGGCCCTCGGCCTGGTTATGGACGTGGGCGAGAGGATGTTCGGCGCCCATGCCGTGCGCGGCATGTCGGCGGACATCGACGGCAAGGGTGTTCTGCTCGTCGGCCCTCCGGGAACGAAAAAAACCGAGCTGTTCTTCGATCTCATCAAGGACGAACGTTTCCGTCTTCATTCGAACGAGGCCGTGTTCGTGCGATTCACGAACGGCGTTCCGGCGGCCGACGCCGTCGAACGGAAGCTCTTCATCCCGACCGTGAGCGTCGAATCCTTCGATAAGCTGGCGCCGCTTTTCGATTCGAGCAAGTGCGAGAACGTCGTCACCCGCAAGGAAGACTGCCGGGATGACGCCTGCCTGCGCGGCGAGGACTGCCGCCTGGACCGCGGATCGCCCTATTGCTATAAGGCCTCAAAGGACGCCCATGCCCTGCTCGATCCGGTCTGGATCGGGGGATCGGCCGGTTGTGTCCGGAAGACCGCCCTGCGCTGGATCTTCATCCTGAGAAACGACGCCGTGTCGCCCGCCGACGTCAAGCTGGAGAGGGACGAGGCCCTGAGGATTCTGGAGGCGGGAGAGACGCCGTTCTTCAATCCTCATCTTTTGGTCCGGACGCAGGAGCGGATCGATCAGCAGAAGGCGTTTTTCCGGAGGCTTCTCGAAACCGTCGACTGCCGCCTGTTCAACAGCGGCACGGCCGGCGCCGACCGCCTCCGCGAAATCCTCTCCTAA
- a CDS encoding SPFH domain-containing protein: MAFLSWLIPAGIIILFLALLSLLLAKQYRKVGPNEALIISGGRKRTLVKDGVRRKIGYRYRLGGGTLVLPFIESVDVLPMDVLPLNIRTPEVLTHGGVPILAEASAQVKLNSSEEAIHLAAEQFLGVGRDGIRDVAVSVLEGKVREAIGSMTVEELFRGRQEFSSRVVKAVKEDFNRMGLVMLSFTLRDISDTQGYIDSLSRPQIAAAKRDASIAQAETEKEAVIKSSQARKEAEVARLAAEAQIAKAQWENEAKKAESQTAVNVKKAQADFSYELERHRLNQEIRKQEAKVRQIEKEEAIKTEELEIARREKELNSTVIKPADARKYQVKAEAEAEEFRIFAEARGKAEALKAQGKAEAEQLRSRGLAEAEAMAKKAEAWKAYSDAAVMDTYIKALPEIARAVSEPLSKVDKIVIVGGGGDKGLGTSKITGQVAEILAQMPDVVESLTGADIRKFLKNKLNPEPAKETKPKA; the protein is encoded by the coding sequence ATGGCATTTTTGTCCTGGCTCATTCCGGCCGGCATCATCATCCTCTTTCTCGCGCTTCTCAGCCTTCTGTTGGCCAAGCAATATCGCAAAGTGGGGCCCAATGAAGCCCTGATCATATCGGGCGGCCGAAAACGCACTCTGGTCAAAGACGGTGTGCGGCGGAAAATCGGCTACCGCTACCGTCTGGGCGGCGGAACGCTGGTTCTCCCGTTCATCGAATCCGTCGATGTCCTGCCCATGGATGTCCTGCCGCTCAACATCCGGACACCTGAAGTCCTGACCCACGGCGGCGTGCCCATCCTGGCTGAAGCTTCGGCCCAGGTCAAACTCAATTCCTCCGAGGAAGCCATCCACCTGGCCGCCGAACAGTTCCTCGGCGTCGGGCGCGACGGCATCCGCGACGTGGCCGTGAGCGTCCTCGAGGGCAAAGTCCGTGAGGCGATCGGCTCCATGACGGTCGAGGAACTTTTCAGGGGCCGGCAGGAGTTCTCCTCACGGGTCGTCAAGGCCGTTAAAGAGGACTTCAACCGGATGGGCCTGGTCATGCTGTCCTTCACGCTCCGTGACATCAGCGACACCCAGGGATATATCGACTCGCTGAGCCGCCCCCAGATCGCCGCGGCCAAGCGCGACGCTTCCATCGCCCAGGCCGAAACCGAGAAGGAAGCCGTCATCAAGTCGTCCCAGGCCCGCAAGGAAGCCGAGGTCGCCCGTCTGGCCGCCGAAGCCCAGATCGCCAAAGCCCAGTGGGAGAACGAGGCGAAAAAGGCCGAGTCCCAGACCGCCGTCAACGTCAAGAAAGCCCAGGCCGATTTCTCCTATGAACTCGAGCGCCACCGCCTGAACCAGGAAATCCGTAAGCAGGAAGCCAAGGTCCGCCAGATCGAGAAGGAAGAGGCCATCAAAACCGAGGAACTCGAGATCGCCCGTCGCGAAAAGGAACTCAACTCGACCGTCATCAAGCCGGCCGACGCCCGCAAATACCAGGTCAAGGCCGAGGCCGAAGCCGAGGAGTTCCGGATTTTTGCCGAAGCCCGCGGCAAGGCCGAAGCCCTGAAAGCCCAGGGAAAAGCCGAAGCCGAACAGCTCCGTTCCCGGGGTTTGGCCGAGGCGGAAGCCATGGCCAAGAAGGCCGAGGCCTGGAAGGCTTACAGCGACGCCGCGGTCATGGACACCTATATCAAAGCTCTTCCGGAAATCGCCCGGGCCGTCTCCGAACCGCTGTCGAAGGTCGACAAGATCGTCATCGTCGGCGGAGGAGGAGATAAAGGTCTGGGAACGTCCAAGATCACCGGCCAGGTGGCCGAAATCCTGGCCCAGATGCCCGACGTCGTCGAATCCCTGACCGGCGCCGACATCCGCAAGTTCCTCAAGAACAAGCTGAACCCCGAGCCGGCCAAGGAGACGAAGCCCAAGGCATGA
- a CDS encoding glycosyltransferase family 2 protein, with product MKLSVVIPVYNERNTLHEILRRVREFPTGLETEIVVVDDCSTDGTRDILEKLDLPGVRVFYQPKNAGKGAALRRGFAEAEGDIILIQDADLEYNPAEYPVLLGPILDGRADAVYGSRFLGGPHRVFFFWHYVGNKFLTTLSNVFSNLNLTDMETCYKVFRAGVLKKITLKSNRFGFEPEVTLKLAKLKCRIYEVPISYSGRDYSEGKKIGWKDGLAAFFHILRYAFFD from the coding sequence ATGAAACTCTCGGTTGTGATTCCCGTCTACAATGAACGGAACACCCTGCACGAAATCCTGAGACGGGTCCGGGAATTCCCGACGGGTCTCGAAACGGAGATCGTCGTCGTCGACGACTGTTCGACGGACGGGACGCGGGACATCCTGGAAAAGCTGGACCTGCCCGGCGTCCGCGTTTTTTATCAGCCGAAAAACGCCGGCAAGGGCGCGGCTTTGCGGCGGGGATTCGCCGAGGCCGAAGGGGATATCATTCTCATTCAGGACGCCGATCTCGAGTACAACCCGGCCGAATATCCGGTTCTGCTGGGACCGATTCTCGACGGCCGGGCCGACGCCGTCTACGGCTCGCGTTTCCTGGGCGGTCCCCACCGGGTGTTTTTTTTCTGGCATTACGTCGGCAACAAGTTCCTGACGACGCTCTCCAATGTTTTCTCCAATCTGAACCTGACCGATATGGAAACCTGCTACAAGGTTTTCCGGGCCGGCGTCCTGAAAAAAATCACGCTGAAATCCAACCGTTTCGGCTTCGAACCCGAAGTCACCCTGAAGCTGGCCAAGCTCAAATGCCGCATCTACGAGGTGCCCATCTCCTACAGCGGCCGCGACTACTCGGAAGGCAAAAAGATCGGCTGGAAGGACGGCCTGGCCGCCTTTTTCCACATCCTCCGCTACGCCTTCTTCGACTGA
- a CDS encoding UDP-glucuronic acid decarboxylase family protein, giving the protein MKRILVTGGAGFLGSHLCDSLIADGADIVCIDNFFSGSKDNIRHLAAHPYFEFIRHDIIHPLFVEVDEIYHLACPASPIHYQHNPIKTVKTNVMGTINMLGLAKRTGARILLASTSEVYGDAQVHPQPESYWGNVNPIGIRSCYDEGKRVAETLMTDYHRSNAVDVRIARIFNTYGPRMAVDDGRVVSNFVVQALKGEPLTVYGDGSQTRSFCYVSDLIDVLRRLMGAENLTTPVNVGNPNEFTIMELAESVLRLTGSASKIVRRPLPSDDPVRRQPDITLAREKLDWEPRIGLDEGLSRTIDYFRKNL; this is encoded by the coding sequence ATGAAAAGGATCCTGGTCACGGGGGGCGCCGGGTTTCTCGGCAGCCATCTCTGCGACTCCCTGATCGCCGACGGCGCCGACATCGTCTGCATCGACAACTTCTTTTCCGGCTCCAAGGACAACATCCGCCACCTGGCCGCCCATCCGTACTTCGAGTTCATCCGACACGACATCATCCACCCGCTTTTCGTCGAAGTTGACGAAATCTACCATCTGGCCTGCCCCGCCTCGCCCATCCACTACCAACACAACCCCATCAAGACCGTCAAGACCAATGTCATGGGCACAATCAACATGCTCGGGCTGGCCAAGAGGACGGGTGCCCGCATCCTCCTGGCCTCGACCTCGGAAGTCTACGGCGACGCCCAGGTCCATCCCCAGCCTGAAAGCTATTGGGGCAACGTCAACCCCATCGGCATCCGGAGCTGTTATGACGAAGGGAAGCGTGTCGCCGAGACGTTGATGACGGATTATCACCGATCGAACGCCGTCGACGTGCGGATTGCCAGGATCTTCAATACCTACGGGCCCCGCATGGCCGTCGACGACGGCCGGGTCGTGTCGAATTTCGTCGTCCAGGCCCTGAAGGGCGAACCCCTGACGGTTTACGGAGACGGAAGCCAAACCCGGTCATTCTGCTATGTCTCCGATCTCATCGACGTTTTGCGCCGTCTGATGGGCGCGGAGAACCTGACAACACCGGTCAATGTCGGCAACCCGAACGAATTCACGATCATGGAACTGGCCGAAAGCGTGCTTCGGCTGACGGGGAGCGCGTCGAAAATCGTCCGCCGCCCGCTGCCTTCGGACGACCCGGTGCGCCGGCAGCCCGATATCACGCTGGCCCGGGAAAAGCTGGACTGGGAGCCCCGGATCGGCCTTGACGAGGGGCTGAGCCGGACGATCGACTATTTCAGGAAAAACCTATGA
- a CDS encoding DNA internalization-related competence protein ComEC/Rec2, whose protein sequence is MRYPCLYLAVATAAGILAASAATLKPFPVAVVFLTLLAAAWAAFAARKNRTALVIVLGATAAFGAAVYTYEDARYAAIPLRTFQAEGYSDFTGILVKSPSRDTDRDILLMRVDGVRTQGQDIPMEGRLRVTVPVTPGGGGRIRLHARDRIRISAQLSKGGDYHNFHPPFYSRFLKNRKIHARAFAKSPRLVEKIADGPRFSPARMMSRLRLAAQDKIESRFSAPPPASLTPTGAVLEALMLGENGRLDAPTLHRLQASGLYHLFAISGAHIAILSLMIYAFLRLIRLRRRISHLVLISALIAYAMFVEGRPSVFRATLMALVYLAGRLLWRDAPPLNSAAFSGLVLLLDNPFSLFDIGFQLTFAATLSIILFAPRLMRLLPRLPLRAGEMAAVSTAALAGVLPLVARHFNRVTFSSIPLNLPAVPLVAAIMLAGFLFIPLSFIAPFAAGLAASLLEILIPLFLRLSGTLGGTAPFSYRIPTPGWLVLLGYGVGLGLLLIPFRKRRVRAAARSVSAVFSILLVVHPFPSRSRDLRMTLIDVGQGESILIEFPGKRRMLVDGGGLHDNSFDLGENVVSPFLWRRGIRRIDILVLSHPHPDHLNGLVSVARNFKIGEFWEAFPPEQGAVYARLEKALVKSRRRRVFRGDGETAGEARIDVLHPDERDRETSLLENDLSLVLKIVYGETAFLLTGDIGRAAEEKLAGGTADLSATVLKSPHHGSRTSSSAAFLEKVRPAVAVISVGRDNNFGLPNREVLETYETADTRVFRTDIHGAVEITSDGREIRIRTSRAGIPAL, encoded by the coding sequence ATGAGATATCCGTGCCTGTATCTGGCCGTTGCGACGGCGGCCGGGATCCTGGCGGCTTCGGCTGCGACTTTGAAGCCCTTCCCAGTCGCTGTCGTCTTTCTGACCCTTCTTGCGGCGGCCTGGGCGGCCTTCGCGGCGAGGAAGAACCGGACGGCCCTCGTGATCGTCCTGGGCGCGACTGCGGCCTTCGGAGCCGCCGTTTACACCTATGAAGACGCCCGTTATGCCGCCATTCCTCTCCGAACATTCCAGGCCGAGGGCTACTCGGATTTCACAGGCATTCTGGTCAAATCTCCGTCCCGGGACACGGACCGCGACATCCTCCTTATGCGCGTCGACGGCGTGCGCACCCAAGGTCAGGACATCCCCATGGAAGGCCGGCTTCGCGTCACCGTTCCCGTCACTCCGGGCGGCGGCGGACGGATCCGCCTTCATGCCCGCGACCGCATTCGTATCTCCGCCCAACTTTCCAAGGGCGGAGATTACCACAATTTCCACCCGCCCTTTTACTCCCGCTTCCTCAAAAACCGGAAGATCCACGCCCGGGCCTTCGCCAAAAGCCCCCGGCTCGTCGAAAAGATCGCCGACGGCCCGCGTTTTTCGCCCGCCCGCATGATGTCCCGGCTGCGTCTGGCCGCGCAGGACAAGATCGAGAGCCGCTTTTCAGCTCCGCCTCCGGCATCCCTGACACCGACGGGCGCCGTCCTCGAAGCGCTCATGCTCGGAGAAAACGGCCGGCTGGATGCGCCGACCCTGCACCGCCTCCAGGCCTCGGGTCTCTATCATCTTTTCGCCATCTCCGGAGCGCACATCGCCATTCTCTCGTTGATGATCTACGCCTTTCTTCGCCTGATCCGGTTGCGGCGGAGAATCTCCCACCTCGTCTTGATCTCCGCTTTGATCGCCTATGCCATGTTCGTCGAAGGCCGCCCCTCGGTCTTTCGGGCGACCCTCATGGCCCTTGTCTATCTGGCCGGACGCCTGCTCTGGCGCGATGCCCCGCCCCTGAACTCGGCAGCCTTCAGCGGCTTGGTCCTCCTCCTCGACAATCCCTTCAGCCTGTTCGACATCGGGTTTCAACTGACATTCGCCGCCACGCTGTCCATCATTCTTTTCGCTCCCCGCCTGATGCGTCTCCTGCCGCGCCTGCCTCTGCGGGCGGGGGAAATGGCGGCCGTCTCGACGGCCGCCCTGGCCGGTGTTCTGCCTCTTGTCGCCCGCCATTTCAACCGGGTGACATTCTCTTCCATTCCTCTCAACCTGCCTGCCGTCCCGCTGGTCGCGGCGATCATGCTTGCGGGTTTTCTGTTCATTCCCCTGTCTTTCATCGCCCCCTTCGCCGCCGGCCTCGCCGCCTCTCTTCTCGAAATTCTCATCCCCCTCTTTCTTCGACTTTCAGGAACGCTGGGAGGCACGGCCCCGTTTTCCTACCGCATTCCCACTCCCGGGTGGCTCGTTCTTCTCGGTTATGGAGTCGGTCTGGGGCTGCTTCTTATTCCTTTTCGAAAACGCCGGGTCCGGGCGGCCGCCCGATCGGTTTCGGCCGTTTTTTCGATTCTCCTGGTTGTCCATCCCTTTCCGTCCCGAAGCCGGGATTTGAGGATGACCCTGATCGATGTCGGACAGGGAGAATCGATTCTCATCGAATTTCCCGGAAAAAGACGCATGCTTGTCGACGGCGGCGGGCTTCACGACAACTCCTTCGACCTGGGGGAAAACGTCGTTTCGCCGTTTCTCTGGCGGCGGGGCATCCGGCGGATCGACATCCTTGTTCTTTCGCATCCCCATCCGGACCACCTCAACGGCCTGGTTTCCGTGGCCCGGAATTTCAAAATCGGTGAATTCTGGGAAGCCTTTCCCCCCGAGCAGGGAGCGGTCTATGCCCGATTGGAGAAGGCTCTGGTGAAATCCCGCCGCCGTCGTGTTTTCCGGGGCGACGGAGAAACGGCGGGCGAAGCGCGGATCGATGTCCTGCATCCGGATGAAAGAGACCGCGAGACAAGCCTTTTGGAAAACGACCTGTCCCTTGTCCTGAAAATCGTTTATGGGGAAACGGCTTTTCTCCTGACGGGCGACATCGGCCGGGCGGCCGAAGAGAAGCTTGCCGGCGGAACGGCGGATCTTTCAGCGACTGTCTTGAAATCCCCCCATCACGGCAGCCGGACATCGAGTTCGGCCGCCTTCCTCGAAAAAGTCCGCCCCGCCGTTGCGGTCATTTCCGTCGGCCGGGACAACAACTTCGGTCTTCCCAACAGGGAGGTTCTGGAGACATATGAAACGGCAGATACCCGGGTTTTCCGGACGGACATCCACGGCGCCGTTGAGATCACATCGGACGGCCGGGAGATCCGGATCCGGACATCGCGGGCCGGCATCCCGGCCCTGTGA
- the rph gene encoding ribonuclease PH, which yields MKKKETASGKPAASRDGNRRPDELRPVKIRLDVFEFAHGSASIEIGRTKVAAAATVEERVPPFLKGRGKGWVTAEYAMLPCATESRTPRERGPGRISGRSMEIQRLLGRALRTAVDLSAIGERQIIVDCDVLQADGGTRTASVTVGCIALALALKKMMDARLIDRMPLRHLVAGISVGLVDGQPFLDLDYEEDFRAGLDMNVIETDDGQLVEVQAGAEKMPFSRKELAGLLKLADKGIARLVQAQKNALKKKSLMFMAYGRRKERG from the coding sequence ATGAAAAAAAAAGAAACTGCATCAGGAAAACCCGCCGCGTCCCGGGACGGTAACCGCCGCCCGGACGAACTCCGCCCCGTCAAGATCCGCCTGGACGTCTTCGAATTCGCCCATGGTTCGGCCTCCATCGAAATCGGCCGCACCAAGGTCGCGGCCGCGGCCACCGTCGAAGAGCGGGTGCCGCCCTTTCTCAAAGGGCGGGGCAAAGGCTGGGTGACGGCGGAATACGCCATGCTGCCCTGCGCGACGGAAAGCCGGACGCCCCGTGAACGCGGCCCGGGACGCATTTCGGGCCGGAGCATGGAAATCCAACGCCTGCTCGGCCGGGCCCTGAGGACGGCCGTCGATCTGTCGGCCATCGGGGAGCGGCAGATCATCGTCGACTGCGACGTCCTTCAGGCCGACGGCGGCACCCGGACGGCCTCGGTAACGGTCGGCTGCATCGCTCTGGCCCTGGCTCTGAAGAAAATGATGGACGCCCGGCTCATCGACCGCATGCCCCTGCGGCATCTCGTGGCCGGGATCAGTGTCGGCCTGGTCGACGGGCAGCCCTTTCTCGATCTCGACTACGAGGAAGATTTCCGGGCCGGTTTGGACATGAACGTCATCGAAACCGACGACGGGCAACTCGTCGAGGTTCAGGCCGGCGCCGAAAAAATGCCGTTCTCCCGCAAGGAGCTGGCCGGACTTCTCAAACTGGCCGACAAGGGCATCGCCCGCCTCGTCCAGGCCCAGAAAAACGCCCTGAAAAAAAAGAGCCTGATGTTCATGGCTTACGGGCGGAGAAAGGAGCGGGGATGA